In Buchnera aphidicola (Chaitophorus populicola), a single window of DNA contains:
- a CDS encoding NADH-quinone oxidoreductase subunit L — protein MNVLCLTVFIPLLSFILIIFSRKKFSNYIYNILGVMPVFFCFILINYFYINFFSENSYIEKNFWTILSVNNFNITFGLYIDNLSLTMLQVITGVGFLIQVFSIWYMRKNIDLSRFFAYINFFISSMNLLVLSNNLLLTYVAWEIVGFCSYALIGFYYVEKKNIESAMKAFVITRIGDLFILLAIFLFLFQCKTLNFHELNAIALRYNTSLPWNDILTLSAFFIFLGTMTKSAQFPFQVWLTKAMVGPTPVSALIHSATMITAGIYLIIRMHNLFELSSTLLTLISIIGSITIILSSISAIFEKNIKKILAYSTMSQIGYMFLGLGMKFWNVVLAHLVIHSFFKALLFLSSGSLIFSCYNQMNILRMGGLKYNLRFLYIVFIIGISSLIALPLFTSSFYTKGSIIWDSFSKEYYYFFIVGIIGSFLTSIYASRLFFLIFYDDLNISIKKSNNFFNIFPLFILCILCSCLSIVYFRPFLNISIYYEITNLKKNIFEIFLSILIFLGIFISYYYFVIHKKNTLTVLKKHKNSVLLTLLKKNFGLDFIYSIFFVNLFIFLKKIFYIDYIEKIMNIFYFLLKISNKFLIKFQNKSLQLYILYIFLGIMISVLFINIIFYIFFEDIF, from the coding sequence ATGAATGTTTTGTGTTTAACAGTTTTCATTCCATTATTAAGTTTTATATTAATAATTTTTTCTCGAAAAAAATTTTCAAATTATATATATAATATTTTAGGTGTAATGCCTGTATTTTTTTGTTTTATATTAATAAATTATTTTTACATAAATTTTTTTTCTGAAAATTCTTATATTGAAAAAAATTTTTGGACTATATTATCTGTAAATAATTTTAATATTACTTTTGGTCTATATATAGATAATTTATCTTTAACTATGTTACAAGTCATTACAGGAGTAGGTTTTTTAATACAAGTGTTTTCTATTTGGTACATGCGAAAAAATATTGATCTTTCTAGATTTTTTGCTTATATAAATTTTTTTATTTCTAGTATGAATTTATTGGTTTTATCTAATAATCTTTTATTAACTTATGTAGCATGGGAGATAGTAGGTTTTTGTTCATATGCTTTAATTGGTTTTTATTATGTAGAAAAAAAAAATATTGAATCTGCAATGAAAGCATTTGTTATTACAAGAATTGGTGATTTATTTATTTTACTTGCTATCTTTTTATTTTTATTTCAATGTAAAACATTAAATTTTCATGAATTAAATGCAATAGCTTTACGATATAATACATCTTTACCATGGAATGATATTTTAACTTTAAGTGCATTTTTTATCTTCTTAGGTACGATGACAAAATCAGCACAGTTTCCATTTCAAGTATGGTTAACTAAAGCAATGGTAGGACCAACTCCTGTATCTGCATTAATTCATTCAGCTACTATGATTACAGCAGGTATTTATTTAATAATTAGAATGCATAATTTGTTTGAATTATCTTCGACATTATTAACTTTAATTTCTATCATTGGATCAATTACTATTATTTTGTCTAGTATATCTGCTATTTTTGAAAAAAATATAAAAAAAATTCTTGCTTATTCTACTATGAGTCAAATTGGTTATATGTTTTTAGGATTAGGAATGAAATTTTGGAATGTTGTTTTAGCACATTTGGTTATTCATTCTTTTTTTAAAGCATTATTATTTCTTTCATCTGGTTCCTTAATTTTTTCTTGTTATAATCAAATGAATATTTTACGTATGGGTGGCCTAAAATATAATTTACGATTTTTATATATTGTTTTTATCATCGGTATATCTTCTTTAATTGCGTTGCCTTTATTTACTTCTAGTTTTTATACTAAAGGATCTATTATTTGGGATTCTTTTTCTAAAGAATATTATTATTTTTTTATAGTTGGAATTATTGGATCATTTTTAACATCTATATACGCATCTAGACTTTTTTTCTTAATTTTTTATGATGATTTAAACATTTCAATAAAAAAATCAAATAATTTTTTTAATATATTTCCGTTATTTATTTTATGTATATTATGTTCTTGTTTGAGTATTGTGTATTTTCGTCCTTTCTTAAATATATCAATCTATTACGAAATTACAAATTTAAAAAAAAATATATTTGAAATATTTTTATCTATTTTGATTTTTTTAGGAATATTTATTTCATATTATTATTTTGTGATACATAAAAAAAATACTTTAACTGTTTTAAAAAAACATAAAAATTCTGTTCTGTTAACGTTATTAAAAAAAAATTTTGGTTTAGATTTTATTTATAGTATATTTTTTGTAAATTTATTTATTTTTTTAAAAAAAATTTTTTATATAGATTACATAGAAAAAATTATGAATATCTTTTATTTTTTATTAAAAATAAGTAATAAATTTTTAATTAAATTTCAAAATAAATCTTTACAATTATATATCTTATATATTTTTCTAGGAATCATGATATCTGTTTTATTTATTAATATAATTTTTTATATTTTTTTTGAGGATATTTTTTAA
- a CDS encoding NuoM family protein has translation MFLCALIFIPFLGGFFSWQFEFLGKKIPRWIALFFISLNGFLLLDFFYKKQFYLLKKNIDHFFYTEINVSWISNLGIHFHLALDGLSFLMIFLTIFLTFISILLTWNEDIKNIGIFYFCMMCIVSNLIGIFLSWDLFLFFIFWEIISIPTYFLMTFWGKKNNFLNRSQIANKYLIYSQISGLIFLLSMISLVKIYYDKTHILTFDLNILKNFFENNIYTLFILIGFFISFMIKIPLIPFHSWFPSFHKNTPISGAFDLVGIIIKVGIYSLLRFHLLLFSNISLKYSIFFCILGVICIFYSIFIAFNQNSIKKVIAYMSISHMGFILIAIFSRNILAYQGIILYMISYSLSTSALIILTRILYKNFQTDNFKKMGGLWEHMFFVPGFFLFFIMSSLGIPGTGNFIGEFLILLGSFHVYPILTAVSMIGLVFFAVCFLNMFHKIFYGSNKKILFLYKISILEFIILFILSFLLIFIGLYPNIVLNIFDTSII, from the coding sequence ATGTTTCTTTGTGCATTAATTTTTATACCTTTTTTAGGAGGATTTTTTTCTTGGCAATTTGAATTTTTAGGAAAAAAAATACCTCGCTGGATTGCATTATTTTTTATAAGTTTAAATGGTTTTTTACTTTTAGATTTTTTTTATAAGAAACAATTTTATTTATTAAAAAAAAATATTGATCATTTTTTTTATACAGAAATTAATGTTTCTTGGATATCTAATTTAGGTATACATTTTCATTTAGCTTTAGATGGTTTATCATTTTTAATGATTTTTTTAACTATTTTTTTAACTTTTATTTCAATTTTATTAACTTGGAATGAAGATATAAAAAATATAGGTATTTTTTATTTTTGTATGATGTGTATTGTTTCAAACTTAATAGGTATATTTTTATCTTGGGATTTATTTTTATTTTTTATTTTCTGGGAAATTATATCTATACCAACTTATTTTTTAATGACATTTTGGGGTAAAAAAAATAATTTTTTAAATCGATCTCAAATTGCAAATAAGTATTTAATATATTCACAAATATCTGGATTAATATTTTTACTTTCTATGATCAGTTTAGTAAAAATTTATTATGATAAAACTCATATTTTAACTTTTGATTTAAATATTTTAAAAAATTTTTTTGAAAATAATATATATACATTGTTTATTTTAATTGGATTTTTTATATCTTTTATGATTAAAATCCCTTTAATTCCTTTTCATAGTTGGTTTCCAAGTTTTCATAAAAATACTCCTATTTCTGGAGCTTTTGATTTAGTTGGAATTATAATTAAAGTAGGTATATATAGTTTATTACGATTTCATCTATTATTATTTTCTAACATATCTTTAAAGTATTCTATTTTTTTTTGTATTTTAGGAGTAATTTGTATTTTTTATAGTATTTTTATAGCTTTTAATCAAAATAGTATTAAAAAAGTTATAGCATATATGTCTATTTCGCATATGGGTTTTATTTTAATTGCAATTTTTTCTAGGAATATTTTAGCTTATCAAGGAATTATTTTATATATGATTTCTTATAGTTTGTCTACATCAGCATTGATCATTTTAACGAGAATATTATATAAAAATTTTCAAACAGATAATTTTAAAAAAATGGGTGGATTATGGGAACATATGTTTTTTGTTCCAGGTTTTTTCTTATTTTTTATTATGTCTAGCTTAGGAATACCAGGAACAGGGAATTTTATTGGAGAGTTTTTAATATTATTAGGTAGTTTTCATGTTTATCCTATATTAACTGCAGTTTCTATGATAGGATTAGTTTTTTTTGCAGTTTGTTTTTTAAATATGTTTCATAAAATTTTTTATGGATCTAATAAAAAAATTTTATTTTTATATAAAATTTCTATTTTAGAATTTATAATTCTTTTTATTTTGTCTTTTTTATTAATATTTATTGGATTATATCCGAATATTGTATTAAATATTTTTGATACTTCAATAATATAA
- a CDS encoding NADH-quinone oxidoreductase subunit N: MPFILSKFSLLLPVIVLISAVIINLLIIIFKRHFFLSFLVTFISLCISFYCTVKLIHNVDLYGLYLLFLESINFFYIIIFFCSSILTCIFSYIFLRSKNINKEEFFILLLLSNIGGYVLLLFNDMISLFLGIELLSLPLFGLMGYFSSKNFKNLESSFKYFILSCITSIFLLFGIAFIYLSFGTLDIVTLISINSLFLKNFNYLFFLGTVIVCLALFIKFILFPFYSWIPDIYEGTPYPILIYLSNSVKIVIFCTLSNILLLLPNQYSIFLLILKIMSLISIIVGSILAFFQNNFKRLLGYCTLVNSGYLTIFLIFFNKNTIFYESIKFYLIGYLLNSIVLLGSMTLISVVLENKNSYSFKNYLGLFWKSKILSISIIISLLSMIGIPLTIGFFSKFYLLKFLIENNSIVFIISILFGSVMSIYYYFNFIKLFFYTKNVKYSSTLFKPTKLYIVLKILCFIFSLLIIIVGIFPDLINNFLYLL, encoded by the coding sequence ATGCCTTTTATTTTAAGCAAGTTTTCTTTATTGCTTCCTGTTATTGTATTGATTTCTGCAGTTATAATAAATTTATTGATTATTATTTTTAAAAGACATTTTTTTTTATCTTTTTTAGTTACTTTTATAAGTTTATGTATATCTTTTTATTGTACAGTTAAATTAATTCACAATGTAGATTTATATGGATTGTACTTATTATTTTTAGAATCTATTAATTTTTTTTATATTATAATATTTTTTTGCAGTAGTATATTAACCTGTATTTTTTCTTATATATTTTTACGAAGTAAAAATATTAATAAAGAAGAGTTTTTTATATTATTATTATTATCTAATATTGGCGGGTATGTATTATTATTATTTAATGATATGATTTCATTATTTTTGGGAATAGAGTTATTATCTTTACCTTTATTTGGATTAATGGGATATTTTTCTTCTAAAAATTTTAAAAATTTAGAATCTTCTTTTAAATATTTTATTTTATCTTGTATAACTTCTATATTTTTATTGTTTGGTATAGCATTTATTTATTTATCTTTTGGCACTTTAGATATTGTTACATTAATATCTATTAATTCTTTATTTTTGAAAAATTTTAATTATTTATTTTTTTTAGGAACAGTAATTGTATGTTTAGCATTATTTATTAAATTTATTTTATTTCCTTTTTATTCATGGATTCCTGATATTTATGAGGGTACACCTTATCCAATTTTAATTTATTTATCTAATTCAGTAAAAATTGTAATTTTTTGTACATTATCAAATATATTATTGTTATTACCAAATCAATATAGTATTTTTTTATTAATTTTAAAAATTATGTCTTTAATATCTATTATTGTAGGTAGTATATTAGCTTTTTTTCAGAATAATTTTAAAAGACTATTAGGATATTGTACTCTCGTAAATTCTGGTTATTTAACTATTTTTTTAATATTTTTTAATAAAAATACTATTTTTTATGAATCTATTAAATTTTATTTAATAGGATATTTACTTAATAGTATTGTGTTATTAGGATCAATGACGTTAATATCTGTTGTTTTAGAAAATAAAAATTCTTATTCGTTCAAAAATTATTTAGGATTATTTTGGAAGAGTAAGATTTTATCTATTTCTATAATAATTTCTTTATTATCTATGATTGGAATACCATTAACTATTGGTTTTTTCAGTAAATTTTATTTATTAAAATTTTTAATTGAGAATAATTCAATTGTATTTATAATAAGTATATTATTTGGAAGTGTTATGAGTATATATTATTATTTTAATTTTATAAAATTATTTTTCTATACAAAAAATGTTAAGTATTCTAGTACTTTGTTTAAACCAACTAAATTATATATAGTATTAAAAATTTTATGTTTTATTTTTTCATTACTTATTATAATAGTTGGAATTTTTCCAGATTTAATTAATAATTTTTTATATTTATTATAA
- a CDS encoding CvpA family protein, with amino-acid sequence MNLYDFSIIIVVSLSTFFGLIRGFLREIVSILIFFISIMIFCLFNSLVLKFFFSINNGFFEIIFFVIFFSLIFLFLESMSYYFLKNVFQDLGILGLNNYILGFLFGLLRGILIVLLLLLFINKFLHINNKCFLMHSYFFPILIKFLYLF; translated from the coding sequence ATGAATTTATATGATTTTTCTATAATTATTGTTGTTTCGTTATCTACTTTTTTCGGATTAATAAGAGGTTTTTTAAGAGAAATAGTTTCTATATTGATTTTTTTTATTAGTATTATGATTTTTTGTTTATTTAATTCATTAGTTTTAAAATTTTTTTTTTCAATTAATAATGGATTTTTTGAAATAATTTTTTTTGTTATTTTTTTTAGTTTAATTTTTTTGTTTTTAGAATCTATGTCGTATTATTTTTTAAAAAATGTATTTCAGGATTTAGGGATACTTGGTTTAAATAATTATATTTTAGGTTTTTTATTTGGATTATTAAGAGGAATATTGATAGTATTACTTTTACTTTTATTTATAAATAAATTTTTACATATAAATAATAAATGTTTTTTAATGCATTCTTATTTTTTTCCAATTTTAATTAAGTTTTTATATTTATTTTAG
- a CDS encoding TIGR00645 family protein yields the protein MIKKMIYASRWFMFPVYFGLSLGFILLTLKFFQEVFYVLPEILVISESGLVLVVLSLIDIALVGGLLVMVMFSGYENFISKMHMEDDKNRLEWMGKMDVNSIKNKVSSSIVAISSVHLLKLFMEAEKVSDNKIILCVIIHLTFVISAFGMAYIDKMSKKIK from the coding sequence ATGATTAAAAAAATGATATATGCGTCTAGATGGTTTATGTTTCCAGTATACTTTGGCTTGTCTTTAGGTTTTATTTTATTAACTTTAAAATTTTTTCAAGAAGTTTTTTATGTGCTTCCAGAGATATTAGTTATTTCAGAATCAGGATTAGTATTAGTAGTTTTATCTTTAATTGATATTGCGTTAGTTGGAGGTTTATTAGTAATGGTGATGTTTTCAGGATATGAGAATTTTATATCTAAAATGCATATGGAAGATGATAAAAATAGATTAGAGTGGATGGGAAAAATGGATGTAAACTCAATTAAAAATAAAGTATCTTCTTCTATTGTAGCCATTTCTTCTGTTCATCTATTAAAACTATTTATGGAAGCAGAAAAAGTTTCTGATAACAAAATAATTTTATGTGTAATTATTCATTTAACTTTTGTTATTTCTGCTTTCGGTATGGCATATATTGATAAAATGAGTAAAAAAATAAAATAA
- a CDS encoding ribose-phosphate pyrophosphokinase, translating into MFNMKIFSGNSVPKLTYSIVKLLNANLGKATVSRFSDGEINVKINENVRGGDIFIIQSICAPSNDNLMELIVMVDALRRASAGRITAVIPYFGYARQDRRVRSSRVPITARVVADLLSNVGIDRILTVDLHAEQIQGFFDVPVDNVFGSSILLKDMLQKNFKKPIIVSPDIGGVIRARAVAKLLNDTDMAIIDKRRSHANVSKVMNIIGDVKNRDCILIDDMIDTGGTLSNAAYALKNKGAKNVFAYATHPIFSGSAYINIKKSCLDEIVVCDTIPLSKNIKQIPKIRILTLSTMLAEAIKKISNEESISAMFKN; encoded by the coding sequence ATGTTTAATATGAAAATATTTTCTGGAAATTCCGTTCCTAAATTAACATACTCTATAGTTAAATTACTAAATGCAAATTTAGGAAAAGCTACAGTTAGTCGATTTAGTGACGGAGAAATTAATGTCAAAATTAATGAAAATGTAAGGGGTGGAGATATATTTATTATTCAATCAATTTGTGCACCTTCTAATGATAATTTAATGGAACTAATTGTAATGGTAGACGCATTAAGAAGAGCTTCAGCTGGAAGAATTACAGCTGTCATTCCTTATTTCGGTTATGCTAGACAAGATAGAAGAGTTCGTTCATCAAGAGTTCCAATTACAGCGAGAGTAGTAGCTGATCTATTATCAAATGTTGGAATAGATCGAATATTAACTGTAGATTTACATGCAGAACAAATTCAAGGATTTTTTGATGTACCTGTAGATAATGTTTTTGGAAGCTCAATACTATTAAAAGATATGTTGCAAAAAAATTTTAAAAAACCGATAATAGTCTCTCCAGATATTGGGGGCGTAATTCGAGCACGAGCTGTTGCTAAACTTTTAAATGATACAGATATGGCTATAATTGATAAAAGAAGATCTCATGCAAATGTTTCTAAAGTAATGAACATTATTGGAGATGTAAAAAATAGAGATTGTATTTTAATAGATGATATGATTGACACAGGTGGAACTTTATCTAATGCAGCTTACGCTTTAAAAAATAAAGGAGCAAAAAATGTTTTTGCATATGCTACACATCCAATTTTTTCTGGATCAGCATATATAAATATCAAAAAATCATGTTTAGATGAAATTGTTGTATGTGATACTATTCCATTATCAAAAAATATAAAACAAATACCTAAAATTAGAATATTAACTTTATCTACTATGCTTGCTGAAGCAATTAAAAAAATAAGTAATGAAGAATCTATTTCAGCAATGTTTAAAAACTAA
- the prfA gene encoding peptide chain release factor 1, with product MNTSMLKKLEFLENRFNEIEANLSNKKIIKDKKHFLNLSKEYLKISNTVLLFKKWKKNEFNIIKTKKLLLDSEIFLLAQEDLKNLNQKKIHLEKKINLSLLSSDSQDNLNCFIEIRAATGGDESSIFSGDLYKMYVRYAELKNWHVDLIHSHNGDHGGFKEIIIKIIGYGAYGRLKFESGGHRVQRVPKTEAQGRIHTSTCIIAVMPELPKDEEIKIESKDLKIDTFRSSGAGGQHVNTTDSAIRITHIPTGIVVECQDERSQHKNKAKALSVLSSRIYSEQALKKHQESALMKKNLLGSGMRSDRNRTYNFSQNRITDHRINLTLYKLDKILEGNLDVLIDPIMQEYQAKKLLKLSEIYE from the coding sequence ATGAATACTTCTATGTTAAAGAAATTAGAATTTTTAGAAAATAGATTTAATGAAATTGAAGCAAATTTATCTAATAAAAAAATTATAAAAGATAAAAAGCATTTTTTAAATTTGTCTAAAGAATATTTAAAAATTTCTAATACAGTATTATTATTTAAAAAATGGAAAAAAAATGAGTTTAATATTATTAAAACAAAAAAATTACTATTAGATTCAGAAATTTTTTTATTAGCGCAAGAAGATTTAAAAAATTTAAATCAAAAAAAAATTCATTTAGAAAAAAAAATTAATTTATCTTTATTATCGTCAGATTCTCAAGATAATTTAAATTGTTTTATAGAAATTCGAGCTGCAACAGGTGGAGATGAATCTTCTATATTTTCTGGAGATTTATATAAAATGTATGTTCGTTATGCAGAATTAAAGAATTGGCATGTAGATTTGATACATTCACATAACGGTGATCATGGTGGATTTAAAGAAATTATTATAAAAATTATTGGTTATGGAGCATATGGTCGTTTAAAATTTGAATCTGGAGGTCATAGAGTACAAAGAGTTCCTAAAACTGAAGCACAAGGAAGAATACATACATCTACTTGTATTATTGCAGTCATGCCAGAATTGCCAAAAGATGAGGAAATAAAAATTGAAAGTAAAGATTTAAAAATTGATACTTTTAGATCTTCTGGAGCAGGTGGGCAACATGTGAACACAACAGATTCAGCTATTCGAATTACACATATTCCTACTGGAATTGTTGTAGAATGTCAAGACGAACGTTCTCAACATAAAAATAAAGCTAAAGCTCTTTCTGTTTTATCTTCTAGAATTTATTCAGAGCAAGCGTTAAAAAAACATCAAGAATCTGCATTAATGAAAAAAAATCTTTTAGGTAGTGGTATGCGTTCTGATAGAAATCGAACATATAATTTTTCTCAAAATAGAATCACTGATCATAGAATCAATTTAACTTTATATAAGTTAGATAAAATTTTAGAAGGAAATTTAGATGTTTTAATTGATCCAATAATGCAAGAATATCAAGCAAAAAAATTATTAAAATTATCTGAGATTTATGAATGA
- the prmC gene encoding peptide chain release factor N(5)-glutamine methyltransferase — protein sequence MKIKKWKKFALNFLKKINNSNLDIEVLLSYVLKKPRSWIICYDNYYLNLKEIKKLNKLLIRRFYNEPLAYLIHRKEFWSLNFFVSNKTMIPRPDSEILIEQSLIKIKNNSYKILDLGTGCGNIAISIAYSKSNCYVTGIDYSSEIINIAKYNANKFNLKNINFICSNWFNSIFNKKYHIIVSNPPYISYKEFFYLQENLRFEPITALIAKNNGFSDIIKIIKYSQNHLFNRGWLFIEHGWTQKKIVQKFFKQYHYINIKTYKDYSGRNRVTSGQKYY from the coding sequence ATGAAGATTAAAAAATGGAAGAAATTCGCATTAAATTTTTTAAAGAAAATAAATAATTCTAATTTAGATATAGAAGTTCTATTAAGTTATGTATTAAAAAAACCGCGTAGTTGGATTATTTGTTACGATAATTATTATTTAAATTTAAAAGAAATAAAAAAATTAAATAAATTATTAATACGTCGTTTTTATAATGAACCATTAGCATATTTAATTCATAGAAAAGAATTTTGGTCGTTAAATTTTTTTGTTTCTAATAAAACTATGATTCCTAGACCAGATAGTGAAATTTTAATTGAACAATCTTTAATAAAAATTAAAAATAATTCTTATAAAATTTTAGATTTAGGTACAGGATGTGGAAATATTGCTATATCAATTGCGTATTCTAAATCAAATTGTTATGTTACAGGTATTGATTATTCAAGTGAAATAATTAATATTGCTAAGTATAATGCAAACAAATTTAATTTAAAAAATATTAATTTTATTTGTAGCAATTGGTTTAATTCTATATTTAATAAAAAATATCATATTATTGTAAGTAATCCACCATATATTAGTTATAAAGAATTTTTTTATTTACAGGAAAATTTGCGATTTGAACCAATTACAGCATTAATAGCAAAAAACAATGGTTTTTCTGATATAATTAAAATTATTAAATATTCTCAAAATCATTTATTTAATCGAGGATGGTTATTTATTGAACATGGTTGGACTCAAAAAAAAATAGTTCAAAAATTTTTTAAACAATATCATTATATTAATATTAAAACGTATAAAGATTATAGCGGACGAAATAGAGTAACTTCAGGTCAAAAATATTATTAG
- a CDS encoding tetratricopeptide repeat protein, translating into MKYFSDINFSKLTILESVFFCLKKIKDDFSIKTVFSNLKVKLREAKSYLSHEKNSHNKLKKLLELFYFNWNFREIEGKYNLSDVLWLDKVLITYQGTAISLGIILLHFANKLKIPLNPVIFPTQLILRADYSNKKTVLINPFNGDFLNHNILELWLKGNISFSAVLYEKYLKVSQPKDILKKLLNTLKSALMEENQILLALKVSNVLLKIYPNDPYEIRDRGLIYSQLECYSLAIQDFSYFINKCPDDPISEIINLKIKSIKKKIHIIH; encoded by the coding sequence ATGAAATATTTTTCTGATATAAATTTTTCTAAATTAACTATTTTAGAATCTGTTTTTTTTTGCCTTAAAAAAATTAAAGATGATTTTTCTATAAAAACAGTTTTTTCTAATTTAAAAGTTAAGTTAAGAGAAGCAAAAAGTTATCTTTCTCATGAAAAAAATTCACATAATAAGTTAAAAAAGCTATTAGAATTATTTTATTTTAATTGGAATTTTAGAGAAATTGAAGGTAAATATAATTTATCAGATGTATTGTGGTTAGATAAAGTTTTAATAACATATCAAGGAACAGCAATTTCTTTAGGAATCATTTTATTACATTTTGCAAATAAATTAAAAATACCTTTAAATCCTGTTATTTTTCCTACTCAGCTTATTTTAAGAGCAGATTATTCAAATAAAAAAACTGTTTTAATTAATCCTTTTAACGGAGATTTTTTAAATCATAATATTTTAGAATTATGGTTAAAAGGTAATATTAGTTTTTCAGCTGTATTATATGAAAAATATTTAAAAGTTTCGCAACCTAAAGATATTTTAAAAAAATTATTAAATACTTTAAAATCAGCTTTAATGGAAGAAAATCAAATTCTACTAGCATTAAAAGTAAGTAATGTTTTATTAAAAATTTATCCAAATGATCCTTATGAAATTAGAGATAGAGGTTTAATTTATTCTCAGTTAGAATGTTATTCTTTAGCAATACAAGATTTTTCTTATTTTATCAATAAATGTCCAGATGATCCAATTAGTGAAATTATAAATTTAAAAATTAAATCTATAAAAAAGAAAATTCATATCATACATTAA
- a CDS encoding acetate kinase, which translates to MLKKLILVLNCGSSSLKFSILNSFSKKTYVSGIVERLFLKNTVVYIYTHHKKYKKKLSDYTNYVDALNFIFKKIKDKYYSYYNQIDGIGHRIVHGGNKLNQSVLITHKILKIIKKFSIFAPLHNPANLIGIKISRKFFPHLVKKNVAVFDTSFHYSLPKTSFLYAIPYKFYKKNKIRRYGAHGISHNYILNKTAKILNKSKNLLNIISCHLGNGSSVTAIRSGKSVDTSMGLTPLEGLVMGTRSGDLDPAIIFFMYKKLGLSINSIEKILTYKSGLLGINQRSSDCRYSEKNYKNDKNAKLAIEIFSHRVAKYIGAYSSLMQGRLDAVTFTGGIGENSILIRNKVISKLGLLGLYIDKNANDNVKLNKNYFINKKNSIKILVIPTQEELFIAQETRKLIDRKNV; encoded by the coding sequence ATGTTAAAAAAATTAATTTTAGTATTAAATTGCGGCAGTTCATCTTTAAAATTTTCTATTTTAAATTCTTTTTCTAAAAAAACATATGTGTCTGGAATTGTAGAACGTTTGTTTTTAAAAAATACTGTAGTATATATTTATACACATCATAAAAAATATAAAAAAAAATTATCTGATTATACTAATTATGTAGATGCATTAAATTTTATTTTTAAAAAAATTAAAGATAAATATTATAGTTATTATAATCAAATTGATGGAATTGGTCATAGAATAGTACATGGAGGAAATAAATTAAATCAATCAGTTTTAATCACTCATAAAATATTAAAAATAATTAAAAAATTTTCTATTTTTGCTCCATTACATAATCCTGCTAATTTAATTGGTATTAAAATTTCTAGAAAATTTTTTCCACATTTAGTAAAAAAAAATGTAGCTGTGTTTGATACTTCTTTTCATTATTCTCTTCCTAAAACATCTTTTTTATATGCTATTCCTTATAAATTTTATAAAAAAAACAAAATTCGTCGTTATGGAGCGCATGGTATTAGCCATAATTATATTTTAAATAAAACTGCTAAGATTTTAAATAAATCAAAAAATTTATTAAATATCATTAGTTGTCATTTAGGAAATGGATCTTCAGTAACAGCTATTCGATCTGGAAAATCTGTAGACACTTCTATGGGTTTAACTCCATTAGAAGGATTAGTTATGGGTACTAGAAGTGGAGATTTAGATCCTGCAATAATTTTTTTTATGTACAAAAAATTAGGTTTAAGTATAAATTCTATAGAAAAAATTTTAACATATAAATCAGGATTATTAGGTATTAATCAACGAAGTAGTGATTGTCGTTATTCTGAAAAAAATTATAAAAATGATAAAAATGCTAAGCTTGCAATAGAAATTTTCTCTCATAGAGTAGCGAAATATATTGGAGCATATAGCTCTTTAATGCAAGGAAGATTAGATGCAGTTACTTTTACTGGAGGTATAGGAGAAAATTCTATCTTAATACGTAATAAAGTTATTTCTAAGTTGGGTTTATTAGGATTGTATATTGATAAAAATGCAAATGATAATGTTAAATTAAATAAAAATTATTTTATTAATAAAAAAAATTCAATAAAAATATTAGTTATACCTACTCAAGAAGAGTTATTTATTGCTCAGGAAACAAGAAAATTAATTGATAGAAAAAATGTATAA